In the Flavisolibacter tropicus genome, one interval contains:
- a CDS encoding S8 family serine peptidase yields MNRLLTLTLICLFISLCSNAQLSRQDAGVKVSASLSKKLLSARDTDSIDVYVSYTNADSIQASVRFLSTYQAGRVSLLRTKVSELQQLLKTKHILFADAYVPPKEELTTATLDLATNKINLAHNDFPALNGSGLNVSIKENLLDTTDLDYIGRFFNTGLNAASVTAHATIMATTIAGAGNTSSFGKGVAPNSYLTSSNFASLLPDADAVFKQNGISVQNHSYGTAIQNYYGPEAAAYDISAANNPELLHVFSSGNSGTSKGTENYNDLDGVANLTGNFKMAKSILTVGAIDSFYQVSPLSSKGPAYDGRIKPELVAFGEDGSSGAAAMVSGSALLVQQAYKLKYGRMPLAATTKAILINSADDVGQKGIDFASGFGNLNTHAAIKTVQEGRMFEGSRNANTSAFFQIVVPQKAALLKVTLVWADPAAAVNATKALVNDLDLTVSSPDGIKWLPWVLNSKPNKQSLLSAPERKTDTLNTIEQVSIETPVAGTYTIQVAAKTLQSTSQAFSIAYQIDSAETVFWTFPAATDKLEANATSVIRWQTNISSSGTIEYSTDKTTWKPVASIADIGTGYFKWQVPDITSTAWLRLKTADKTIITDTFVISHIPTMDVGFQCADSFLLLWNKQPVQQFQLYELKDKYLSTFATVTDTFSLLKKTQHPAIYYSVIPIVNGKPGLQASILNYTAQGVNCYFKSFYVQSQTPKTAILSGSLGSVYGVSALVLQKLVNNAFVNNKPIGQLQTKQFVIEDSDMHQGLNQYRLALQLTNGQTIYSEIIGAYQFNGHNVIIYPNPASQGQPIQIITSRAGRTAIKIYNSAGALLSEMRLKDLKQQIPPLRLNTGMYVVKVVDEETGDISSQKIIVY; encoded by the coding sequence ATGAATCGTTTGCTGACCCTTACACTTATCTGTCTATTTATTTCACTATGTTCTAACGCACAACTTTCACGGCAAGATGCAGGTGTAAAAGTTTCAGCTTCCCTTTCAAAAAAGCTTTTGTCGGCAAGAGATACGGATAGCATTGATGTTTATGTCTCTTATACGAATGCTGATTCCATACAGGCCAGTGTTCGTTTTTTATCTACCTACCAAGCGGGGCGAGTTTCACTGTTGCGTACTAAGGTGAGCGAGCTGCAGCAGTTATTAAAAACCAAGCATATTCTTTTTGCAGATGCTTATGTGCCGCCTAAAGAAGAATTGACAACTGCAACACTAGATCTGGCAACTAACAAAATCAACTTGGCTCACAATGATTTCCCTGCTTTGAATGGAAGCGGGTTAAATGTTTCGATAAAGGAAAACTTATTGGATACTACCGACTTGGATTATATAGGCCGGTTTTTTAATACAGGATTGAATGCGGCATCGGTTACAGCGCATGCCACTATCATGGCTACTACTATAGCAGGTGCTGGCAATACTTCCTCATTTGGAAAAGGAGTGGCACCTAACAGCTATTTAACATCGTCAAACTTTGCTTCTTTATTGCCAGATGCTGATGCGGTATTTAAGCAAAATGGTATAAGCGTGCAAAATCATTCCTATGGCACTGCTATTCAAAACTATTATGGTCCAGAGGCAGCTGCTTATGATATCTCCGCCGCTAATAATCCTGAACTGCTTCATGTATTTTCTTCAGGAAACTCTGGTACGTCAAAGGGCACTGAAAACTATAATGATTTAGACGGTGTGGCCAACCTTACAGGCAATTTTAAAATGGCCAAGAGTATTCTCACAGTTGGCGCTATTGATTCTTTTTACCAGGTTTCTCCTCTTAGCTCAAAAGGGCCTGCTTATGATGGTAGAATAAAGCCCGAGTTAGTAGCTTTTGGTGAAGATGGCAGTTCTGGGGCCGCCGCTATGGTTTCAGGATCGGCCTTATTGGTGCAGCAAGCTTATAAGTTGAAGTACGGCCGTATGCCTTTGGCCGCCACTACAAAGGCTATATTAATAAATAGTGCTGATGATGTTGGCCAAAAAGGTATTGACTTTGCTTCTGGCTTTGGAAACCTGAATACGCATGCTGCAATAAAAACAGTACAAGAGGGACGTATGTTTGAGGGAAGCCGAAACGCTAATACTTCAGCATTTTTTCAAATTGTTGTCCCTCAGAAGGCCGCCTTATTAAAAGTAACACTTGTGTGGGCTGATCCAGCCGCTGCTGTAAATGCTACCAAGGCCTTGGTCAATGACTTGGATCTTACCGTTTCATCTCCCGATGGCATAAAATGGCTGCCATGGGTATTAAATAGCAAGCCCAACAAACAGTCTCTCCTGTCTGCTCCAGAACGTAAAACAGATACCTTAAATACCATTGAACAAGTAAGCATTGAAACGCCGGTAGCGGGTACATATACTATTCAAGTAGCGGCAAAGACATTGCAATCAACTTCACAGGCCTTTAGTATTGCTTACCAGATAGATTCAGCAGAAACCGTTTTTTGGACCTTTCCGGCAGCTACAGATAAACTGGAGGCAAATGCCACTAGTGTCATCCGCTGGCAAACGAATATCAGCAGCAGTGGCACCATTGAATATAGTACAGATAAAACCACATGGAAACCTGTAGCAAGTATTGCAGATATAGGTACTGGCTATTTTAAATGGCAGGTACCCGATATTACATCTACTGCGTGGCTCCGGTTAAAGACTGCAGATAAAACAATAATAACAGATACGTTTGTTATTAGTCACATCCCCACCATGGATGTTGGTTTTCAATGTGCTGATTCCTTTCTATTGCTATGGAACAAGCAGCCCGTGCAGCAATTTCAACTGTATGAGTTGAAGGATAAGTATCTCTCTACATTTGCTACAGTAACCGATACATTCAGCTTGCTTAAAAAAACACAACATCCTGCTATATACTACAGTGTCATTCCTATTGTAAATGGTAAACCAGGCCTCCAGGCTTCCATACTTAATTATACCGCTCAGGGAGTTAATTGTTATTTCAAAAGCTTCTACGTGCAGAGCCAAACGCCTAAAACGGCTATATTATCGGGTTCATTAGGTAGTGTGTATGGTGTGTCCGCATTGGTTTTGCAGAAATTAGTAAACAATGCTTTTGTAAATAATAAACCCATTGGTCAGCTGCAAACAAAACAGTTTGTTATTGAAGATTCCGATATGCATCAAGGACTTAACCAATATCGATTGGCCTTGCAACTAACCAATGGACAAACCATATACAGTGAAATAATAGGTGCGTATCAGTTCAACGGACATAACGTTATTATTTATCCCAATCCAGCCTCGCAGGGACAGCCTATACAAATTATCACCAGCAGGGCGGGAAGAACGGCTATCAAAATTTATAATAGTGCCGGGGCTTTGCTTAGTGAGATGCGTTTAAAGGATCTGAAGCAACAAATTCCGCCGCTCCGTTTGAACACGGGCATGTATGTAGTAAAAGTAGTTGATGAAGAAACCGGAGATATTTCTTCCCAGAAGATCATTGTATACTAA
- the mdh gene encoding malate dehydrogenase produces the protein MKITVVGAGAVGATVADNIARKELCEELVLLDIKEGLAEGKAIDMMQTAALLGFDTKITGSTNDYSKTAGSSVVVITSGIPRKPGMTREELIGTNANIVRGVTQNILQHSPEAIIIVISNPMDTMTYLTQQTSGLPKNRIIGMGGILDSSRFKFYLSQALNCSPNDLNAVVIGGHGDTTMIPLIRYATWNSAPVTEFLSEEQQQKIVADTMVGGATLTKLIGTSAWYAPGAAGAALVESIVRDEKKLFACCVSLNGEYGQNDICLGVPVIIGKNGWEKIVDYKLNAQEQEVFNKSADSVRNMNDVLKTL, from the coding sequence ATGAAAATTACGGTTGTAGGCGCTGGTGCCGTTGGTGCAACAGTAGCGGATAACATAGCCCGCAAAGAATTGTGCGAAGAATTGGTATTGCTGGATATTAAAGAAGGATTGGCAGAAGGTAAGGCCATCGATATGATGCAAACCGCTGCTTTGTTAGGTTTTGACACAAAAATTACTGGTAGCACTAACGATTACAGCAAAACAGCTGGATCTAGCGTAGTGGTTATTACTTCAGGTATTCCTCGTAAGCCCGGTATGACCCGCGAAGAGCTGATTGGTACTAATGCCAACATCGTAAGAGGCGTTACTCAAAATATTTTGCAGCACTCTCCAGAGGCTATCATCATTGTGATCTCTAACCCAATGGATACAATGACTTACCTGACCCAGCAAACCAGTGGTCTGCCAAAGAACCGTATCATTGGTATGGGTGGTATCCTGGATAGCTCTCGCTTTAAGTTTTACTTGAGCCAGGCATTGAACTGCTCTCCTAACGACTTGAATGCTGTAGTAATTGGTGGTCATGGCGATACAACTATGATTCCTTTAATCCGTTACGCTACCTGGAACAGTGCTCCTGTAACTGAGTTCCTGAGCGAAGAGCAACAACAAAAAATTGTAGCTGATACAATGGTTGGTGGTGCTACTTTAACGAAACTGATTGGTACATCTGCCTGGTATGCACCTGGTGCAGCCGGAGCCGCTTTAGTAGAAAGCATTGTACGTGATGAGAAGAAATTATTTGCTTGTTGCGTATCGTTGAATGGCGAGTACGGACAAAATGATATTTGCTTAGGCGTTCCTGTAATCATTGGCAAGAATGGTTGGGAAAAGATTGTTGATTATAAGCTGAATGCTCAAGAGCAAGAGGTTTTCAACAAAAGCGCTGATTCCGTTCGTAACATGAACGATGTTTTAAAGACACTGTAA
- a CDS encoding TlpA family protein disulfide reductase: MRFLITLFLCLGTIAGLSQVDSTTPPYKKYPTLPPLQLLLGDSATKYTKDNLPKKKPVLIMLFSPECSHCQHTAEELVKYKDELKGIQIVMATMHSISQMNAFVQQYHLNQLDNVVAGRDIYYILQGFYDMHSLPYLGFYDKKGQLIKGFEGSMPIKKIIETFKNSGQL; encoded by the coding sequence ATGCGATTTCTAATTACCCTTTTCCTTTGTTTAGGTACAATAGCCGGACTTTCCCAAGTAGACAGCACAACGCCACCCTACAAAAAATATCCAACTCTTCCCCCTTTACAATTATTATTGGGCGATAGTGCTACCAAGTACACAAAGGACAATCTGCCTAAAAAGAAGCCTGTACTGATCATGCTTTTTAGTCCAGAGTGCAGCCACTGCCAACATACAGCCGAAGAGTTGGTAAAGTATAAAGACGAGTTGAAGGGTATACAAATAGTTATGGCCACAATGCACAGCATTTCCCAAATGAATGCATTTGTACAGCAATACCACCTTAACCAATTGGATAATGTAGTGGCAGGGCGTGATATCTATTATATATTACAGGGCTTTTATGACATGCACAGCCTCCCCTACTTAGGCTTTTATGATAAAAAAGGACAGCTAATCAAAGGTTTCGAAGGCTCCATGCCGATAAAAAAGATTATTGAGACGTTTAAGAATAGTGGGCAGCTGTAA
- the efp gene encoding elongation factor P codes for MATTSDISRGLIIKLDGSLYKIVEFGENKTARAAAKVWAKLTGVDNNRTIEKTWNSGDTIYPVRVERKEYQYLYKDDTGYNFMDNETFEQVAVAEALVDAPQFLKEGDVVSVLFNTETETPMNVELPEKIVVKVTYSEPGLRGDTATRTLKPATVETGATVMVPLFVNEGEMIRVNTKTGEYVERVK; via the coding sequence ATGGCAACTACTTCTGATATCAGCCGTGGCCTTATAATCAAGCTGGACGGCAGCCTTTATAAGATAGTGGAGTTTGGCGAAAACAAAACAGCGCGTGCTGCCGCTAAAGTGTGGGCTAAATTAACGGGTGTGGATAACAACCGTACCATTGAAAAAACGTGGAACAGTGGTGATACTATTTACCCTGTTCGTGTAGAGAGAAAAGAATACCAGTACCTATATAAGGATGATACTGGCTACAATTTCATGGATAACGAAACCTTTGAGCAGGTAGCAGTTGCAGAAGCACTGGTAGACGCCCCTCAATTCCTGAAAGAAGGTGATGTTGTTTCTGTACTGTTTAATACAGAAACAGAGACTCCAATGAACGTAGAATTGCCTGAAAAGATCGTGGTAAAAGTTACTTACAGCGAGCCTGGTTTAAGAGGTGATACGGCTACCCGTACATTGAAGCCTGCTACTGTTGAAACAGGTGCAACTGTAATGGTGCCTTTATTTGTAAATGAAGGTGAAATGATTCGTGTAAACACCAAGACTGGTGAATACGTAGAAAGAGTAAAATAA
- the accB gene encoding acetyl-CoA carboxylase biotin carboxyl carrier protein — MDFKQIQELIKLVNESNLGEVTIEQKEFKISIKAKEEQVTQIVASSVTSAPVYSQLPQAAPQAALPQAAAPAAPAAAAAPSNTVTIKSPMIGTFYRRPAPDKPDFVDVGTEVSPGKVVCIIEAMKLFNEIESEVKGKIVKILVEDASPVEYDQPLFLVEPA, encoded by the coding sequence ATGGATTTCAAACAGATACAAGAGTTGATCAAGTTGGTTAATGAGTCCAACTTGGGCGAAGTAACTATCGAGCAGAAAGAATTTAAGATTTCTATTAAAGCAAAAGAGGAGCAAGTAACACAGATTGTTGCATCCAGCGTGACATCAGCTCCAGTATATTCTCAGTTGCCACAAGCAGCACCACAAGCTGCGTTGCCACAGGCTGCTGCACCAGCTGCGCCTGCCGCTGCTGCTGCTCCTAGCAATACAGTAACGATCAAGAGCCCTATGATCGGAACATTCTACCGTCGTCCGGCACCTGATAAACCCGACTTTGTAGACGTGGGTACAGAGGTGTCTCCAGGCAAGGTGGTATGTATCATTGAGGCTATGAAGTTGTTCAATGAAATTGAAAGTGAAGTAAAGGGTAAGATCGTTAAGATCCTGGTAGAAGATGCTTCTCCAGTTGAGTACGATCAGCCATTATTCTTAGTAGAACCTGCGTAA
- the accC gene encoding acetyl-CoA carboxylase biotin carboxylase subunit, whose amino-acid sequence MFKKILIANRGEIALRVIRTAREMGIKTVAVYSTADRDSLHVKFADEAVCIGKPQSSESYLNIPHIMAACEITNADAIHPGYGFLAENAKFSQICADHGIKFIGPTPDMITRMGDKITAKETMIKAGVPVIPGSQGLLESLEQAKGEAKEMGYPVILKATAGGGGKGMRVVWEESEIERAYNTAKAEAGAAFKNDGIYMEKFIEEPRHIEIQVAGDRYGTVCHLSERDCSIQRRHQKLVEESPSPFMTPELRQKMGEAAKKAAAAINYESVGTIEFLVDKHRNFYFMEMNTRIQVEHCVTEEVINFDLIKEQIKIAQGEKISGKDYEPTMHAIECRINAEDPYNDFRPSPGKITVLHQPGGHGVRVDSHVYAGYVIPPYYDSMIGKLITVAQTRQEAIDTMYRALSEYVIEGVKTTIPFHLQLMQNEKFRAGDFNTKFLETFKMQ is encoded by the coding sequence GTGTTTAAAAAAATATTAATTGCCAACCGTGGCGAGATTGCTTTACGTGTTATCCGTACAGCTCGTGAAATGGGCATTAAGACGGTGGCTGTTTATTCTACTGCAGATAGAGACAGCTTGCATGTAAAATTTGCTGATGAGGCGGTTTGTATTGGTAAGCCTCAAAGCAGTGAATCTTATTTAAATATTCCGCATATCATGGCGGCTTGTGAGATCACCAATGCCGATGCCATTCACCCTGGTTATGGTTTCCTGGCTGAAAACGCTAAGTTCTCACAGATCTGCGCTGACCATGGTATTAAGTTTATTGGACCTACCCCAGATATGATCACCCGGATGGGTGATAAGATCACGGCCAAAGAGACCATGATCAAAGCTGGTGTACCCGTTATTCCAGGTAGTCAAGGTTTGCTGGAAAGCCTGGAGCAAGCTAAGGGAGAGGCTAAAGAAATGGGTTATCCTGTTATCTTAAAAGCTACTGCCGGTGGTGGTGGTAAAGGTATGCGTGTAGTATGGGAAGAATCTGAAATAGAAAGAGCCTATAACACAGCTAAAGCTGAAGCAGGTGCAGCCTTTAAGAATGATGGTATCTATATGGAGAAGTTCATCGAAGAACCACGCCATATAGAAATCCAGGTAGCTGGCGACCGCTATGGTACCGTATGCCACTTAAGTGAGCGTGACTGCTCTATTCAGCGCCGTCACCAGAAGCTGGTAGAAGAATCACCTTCTCCGTTTATGACGCCTGAACTGCGTCAGAAAATGGGAGAGGCTGCTAAAAAAGCTGCAGCCGCTATCAACTACGAGAGTGTAGGTACTATTGAATTCCTGGTAGATAAGCATCGCAACTTCTACTTTATGGAAATGAATACTCGTATCCAGGTAGAACACTGCGTAACGGAAGAAGTGATCAACTTCGATCTGATCAAAGAACAGATCAAGATAGCCCAGGGAGAAAAGATCTCTGGTAAAGATTATGAGCCTACAATGCATGCCATTGAGTGCCGTATCAATGCTGAAGATCCATATAACGACTTTCGTCCTTCACCAGGTAAGATCACCGTATTACACCAGCCGGGTGGACACGGTGTACGCGTAGATAGCCATGTGTATGCAGGGTATGTTATTCCGCCGTATTACGATTCTATGATTGGTAAACTAATAACGGTAGCACAAACACGCCAGGAAGCTATCGATACTATGTATCGTGCCCTGAGTGAGTATGTGATTGAAGGCGTTAAAACCACTATTCCTTTCCATTTGCAATTGATGCAAAATGAAAAGTTCAGAGCCGGTGATTTTAATACCAAGTTCTTAGAAACCTTTAAAATGCAATAA
- a CDS encoding DUF1542 domain-containing protein, giving the protein MKKIVTLLFCVGAVTAAFAQTSEQDKARRVILSGGGADTKTDKDTRNSRDVILGGDRSIYDEKGTNTNYPYPGTYPTSGSRQAQIDQVNRDYDAKIRSIRNNSRLSNAEKERIIRDLNNDRARVIRQINGRNYNDRRDDDRRYRHHDDDDYDGNNKNKGNNGNHYGWEKGKGNPHKSSNYSNGNNGKGKGKKN; this is encoded by the coding sequence ATGAAAAAAATTGTTACCCTATTATTCTGTGTAGGCGCTGTTACAGCTGCCTTTGCTCAGACCTCTGAGCAGGATAAAGCCAGAAGAGTTATTTTAAGCGGTGGTGGCGCAGATACTAAAACCGATAAGGATACCCGCAATTCCAGGGATGTTATTTTAGGTGGCGATCGGAGCATCTATGATGAAAAAGGCACTAATACCAATTATCCTTATCCTGGTACCTACCCAACCAGCGGTAGCCGCCAGGCACAGATAGACCAGGTAAACCGCGATTACGATGCTAAAATCCGCTCTATCCGCAATAACTCACGTCTATCTAATGCTGAAAAAGAAAGAATTATCCGCGATCTGAATAACGACAGGGCACGTGTGATTCGCCAGATTAATGGCCGCAATTACAACGATCGTCGTGATGATGATAGAAGATACCGTCACCATGATGATGATGATTACGACGGTAATAATAAAAACAAAGGAAATAATGGTAACCACTATGGTTGGGAGAAAGGAAAAGGCAATCCGCACAAAAGCAGTAACTATTCCAATGGAAATAATGGAAAAGGCAAAGGCAAAAAGAACTAA
- a CDS encoding metal-dependent transcriptional regulator, which translates to MRHFEHHSEENYLKALYKLSSKQVKKVNNIALAKTLDLNPATVLEMVRKLASRNDIEVHADKSIALTEKGKKKALLTIRKHRLWEVFLVEKLNYQWNEVHDLAEQLEHIESDDLINRLEAFLEFPSFDPHGDPIPDKKGKIKYSAAIPLSEGQIGKMYEIIRLDDTDDQFLKLLSKLQIQLKTKVKLLEQNSFDNSLLVSIQKKEVILSEKIATNLLVSTLE; encoded by the coding sequence ATGCGACACTTTGAGCATCACTCAGAAGAAAACTATTTGAAGGCACTCTATAAGCTCAGCAGCAAGCAGGTAAAGAAGGTCAACAATATTGCATTGGCTAAGACTCTTGACCTAAACCCCGCTACCGTATTGGAAATGGTGCGCAAACTGGCTAGCCGAAATGATATAGAGGTGCATGCCGATAAAAGCATAGCGCTCACTGAAAAAGGTAAAAAGAAAGCACTGCTCACTATACGCAAGCACCGCCTATGGGAAGTATTTCTGGTAGAAAAGCTAAACTACCAATGGAATGAAGTGCACGACCTGGCTGAGCAGTTAGAACATATTGAATCAGATGACCTTATTAACCGCCTAGAGGCCTTTTTAGAATTCCCTAGTTTTGACCCTCATGGTGATCCTATACCCGATAAAAAGGGCAAGATCAAATATTCAGCTGCCATCCCTCTATCAGAAGGTCAAATTGGGAAAATGTACGAGATTATTCGGCTAGACGATACCGACGACCAGTTTTTAAAGCTTTTAAGTAAACTTCAGATTCAGCTTAAAACAAAGGTTAAACTACTGGAACAGAACAGTTTTGACAATTCCTTGCTCGTTTCTATTCAAAAAAAAGAGGTAATTCTAAGTGAAAAGATAGCTACCAACTTACTGGTAAGCACACTGGAATAA
- a CDS encoding TonB-dependent receptor translates to MIRQLSILVISLLWVSVCCGQLDKLKLRGLVQAEGKPLANVTVQVNKQEILTDSLGAFVIDLVTGTYQVKASMVGYEPFANKLLFKADTSFVIELEKTVTALNEVVVTGTMRPVQKLQSPISVEVYTPQFFKKNPTPSIFEALQGVNGIRPQINCNVCNTGDIHINGLEGPYTMITIDGMPIVSSLSSVYGLFGIPHQMIERVEVVKGPASGLYGSEAIGGLINIITKSPERAPRFSANVMTTSWLEHNVDLGTKFQLGKLRSLIGVNYFNYTKPIDKNDDLFTDVTLQHRITVFNKWSLERKANRIASLAARYFYEDRWGGEMNWSKQYRGTDISYGESIYTNRWELIGAYQLPINTPIVLNFSSTQHDQNSYYGTTFYKGEQRISYAQLLWNKDLTARQHLLVGAGGRYNFYDDNTVATFDTLTKHNQPECYFIPALFVQHEWDWRENHTLLTGLRYDHHSVHGSIFTPRIAYKWKVDDKQVVRLNAGTGFRVVNLFTEEHAALTGARAVEVEEELKPETSYNVNLNYTAGFGTASKIFQLDGSVWYTYFHNQIAPDYDSDPNKIKYSNLKGFAVSKGISLSIDANIQQRLKGTIGMTFQDVTRTEEKKGQRIKQRPVLNERWTGTWAIAYTLPEAGITFDYTGNIYGPMRLPLASAHDPRPSTSPVWSLQNIQVTKWIKKGVEVYGGVKNLLNWTPAKSSPFLIARSQDPFDKKLDYNGDGHTDLDANGQVLVTAENPYGLTFDPTYVYGPNQGIRAFVGLRLTWK, encoded by the coding sequence ATGATTAGGCAGTTGAGCATTTTGGTTATAAGCTTATTGTGGGTGAGCGTCTGTTGTGGGCAATTGGATAAATTGAAGTTGAGAGGGTTGGTGCAAGCGGAGGGCAAACCATTAGCAAATGTTACCGTGCAGGTAAATAAGCAAGAAATCTTAACGGACTCTTTAGGCGCGTTTGTTATAGATCTTGTAACAGGTACTTACCAGGTAAAGGCTTCTATGGTGGGTTACGAGCCTTTTGCTAATAAGCTACTGTTCAAGGCTGATACAAGCTTTGTTATTGAATTGGAAAAGACGGTTACGGCCCTGAATGAAGTGGTTGTTACAGGTACAATGCGCCCAGTACAAAAGCTACAAAGCCCTATAAGCGTAGAAGTATATACGCCGCAATTCTTTAAGAAGAACCCAACACCCAGCATCTTTGAAGCTTTACAAGGTGTAAACGGCATACGGCCGCAGATCAATTGTAATGTGTGTAATACAGGCGACATTCATATCAATGGATTAGAAGGTCCTTACACTATGATCACGATTGATGGAATGCCTATTGTAAGCAGTTTATCGAGCGTATATGGATTGTTTGGTATACCGCATCAAATGATTGAAAGAGTAGAAGTGGTGAAGGGACCGGCTTCCGGGCTCTATGGGTCGGAAGCTATTGGAGGTTTGATCAATATTATCACGAAGTCGCCAGAAAGGGCACCAAGGTTTAGTGCGAACGTCATGACTACTTCTTGGCTGGAGCATAATGTGGATTTGGGCACCAAGTTTCAATTGGGGAAGCTACGCTCTTTAATTGGGGTAAATTACTTTAATTATACAAAGCCGATAGATAAGAACGATGATCTGTTTACAGATGTAACCCTGCAGCACCGCATTACTGTATTCAATAAATGGAGTTTAGAACGTAAGGCTAATCGAATTGCTTCATTGGCAGCCCGCTATTTTTATGAAGATCGTTGGGGTGGAGAAATGAATTGGAGTAAACAATACAGAGGAACTGATATATCATATGGTGAAAGTATTTACACCAATCGCTGGGAGTTGATTGGTGCTTATCAGCTGCCAATAAATACCCCTATTGTATTAAATTTCTCCAGTACGCAGCATGATCAGAACTCCTATTATGGCACTACGTTTTATAAAGGGGAGCAGCGTATTTCTTATGCGCAATTGTTGTGGAATAAAGATCTTACTGCCCGACAACATTTATTGGTAGGTGCAGGTGGACGTTATAATTTTTATGATGATAATACCGTGGCAACGTTTGATACACTAACAAAACATAATCAGCCAGAGTGTTATTTTATACCTGCTCTTTTTGTACAGCATGAGTGGGACTGGCGCGAGAATCATACCTTATTGACTGGCTTGCGTTATGATCACCATAGTGTGCATGGAAGCATCTTTACGCCGCGCATAGCCTATAAGTGGAAAGTAGATGACAAGCAGGTAGTTCGCTTAAATGCTGGTACTGGCTTTAGAGTGGTAAACCTGTTTACAGAAGAACATGCCGCATTAACAGGAGCACGTGCAGTGGAGGTGGAAGAAGAGTTGAAACCTGAGACTAGTTACAATGTGAATTTGAATTATACGGCTGGCTTTGGGACAGCGAGTAAGATCTTTCAACTAGATGGCTCAGTTTGGTATACTTATTTTCATAACCAGATTGCACCAGATTATGACAGTGACCCTAATAAGATCAAGTATTCTAACCTTAAGGGATTTGCCGTATCGAAAGGAATATCGTTATCAATAGACGCGAATATCCAACAGCGGTTAAAAGGAACCATTGGAATGACCTTTCAAGATGTAACGCGTACCGAAGAAAAGAAAGGGCAACGCATAAAGCAACGGCCGGTATTAAATGAGCGGTGGACTGGCACATGGGCCATAGCGTATACGTTGCCAGAAGCAGGTATTACATTTGATTATACCGGTAACATATATGGACCAATGCGACTGCCACTAGCCTCTGCGCATGATCCCCGTCCATCAACATCTCCCGTATGGAGCCTGCAAAACATTCAGGTTACTAAGTGGATCAAGAAAGGTGTTGAGGTGTATGGTGGTGTAAAAAACTTGCTGAATTGGACTCCTGCAAAGAGCAGTCCCTTCCTGATAGCCCGTTCTCAAGACCCCTTTGATAAAAAGCTGGATTATAACGGTGATGGGCATACGGATTTAGATGCTAATGGCCAAGTGTTGGTAACCGCCGAGAACCCATATGGGTTAACCTTTGACCCCACATATGTATATGGACCTAACCAAGGCATACGAGCTTTTGTAGGGCTTAGGCTAACATGGAAATAA